The following nucleotide sequence is from Calditrichota bacterium.
AAGCCAAAGGCATCAATTGCATTACCGTTTCCCGAAGAATTAATATTAATGTCAATGGTCACGTCGCTCCCCTGCGCTCCTGATGCGTCAGCCGGCTGGATAAATGGCGGATTCGGATTCGGGGGAACCTGATTGATCGTAAGCGTAACCGCAATTGTCACCGGACTTCCGTCGGCTCCGGGCGCGGTCACTGTAATTGTTCCCGTATAAGTTCCGGCGGTCATGGAAGCAGAATTTACTGTGACTGTTACCAAATCTGTTTCTGTAGAAGTCGTTCCTGAAGTTGGATTTGCAGTCAGCCAGGCCATGTCATCGCTGATTGACCAGTTAAAACTCCCGCTGCTCGCATTAGAAATCGTGAACGTCCGCGTTGGCGGATTCGTACCAACCAGCGTTGTGAAATTAAGAGTCGTTGGGTTAACCGACAACGTCGGATTAATTGGCAGAGCAATCGACGCCGCCAGAAAACCGCCAGACAGGGAGAAATTAGCGCTGGCAGAGGCGCCGACAGGCGAGGCCTGCCCCAGACAATCATCTACTTTGAAAAGCGATGAATTTGAAGGCGAACCAGCCTCGCTCAGCACGTTTTTCTTTACTTTAAAATTTGTACTGGACTGGGCAACGATTTTCCCTACATTTATGAAGGTTAGCATCAGGAAAATTAGTAATGTGCCTCCAATCCATTTTTTAGAGTTCATCATTTCTAATTCTCCTTAGTGATTTTCTTTAATTGATTCCATTCCCATGGTTTTAGGCAATCCAAAAGCTTCCGGATTCAGATATTTCCCTCGTTCGAGTCCCTGTTTTTCTTTTTCTACTTGCGCGGGATGTTTTTTTGCATACGCATCGTTGCGAATTCCGGTCACTTGCCAGGAAATTTTCATGCCAGGCTTGCCGCCAGCAATTTTGAAAGTATTGTTCTGAATTTCATCCGCGATATAAACCTGAGCAAATCCGCCAATGCAGGTGAGCTGATAACGAAAATCTTTATTCAGCGCCTGAAACCATTGAGATAACTTTACGGTAGCCCCACCATTGGCATCGAGTACGACATTGCCGCTGTAAACATTATATCTTTCGTTAGATTCTATGCTATAATGGTAAAGGTACTCATTAGCGGGATCAAGCGGATGATCGATGGCAAAACTTTTGCTCGAAGCGCTAAAACTACCTGAAACGTGTACATCTCCATTAAAGTACCCGGCATAACCACTGGTGCTTTTGCCCCATACACCGTAAGCATAACTTCCGTTATTAGCCTCTCCAAAGACGCCAGTTCCGCCACTGCCGCTACTTGTACCCTTTACTCCATAGGCCGAAGAACCGCCAGATGTAATACCCTGAACTCCATTATTGTTTGTACTTCTGCCGGTAACACCATAACCGTTGGTACTATGGCCGTATAAGCCGCTCTTGGCCGAGGCGCTGGTCCAACCTTCCACACCATCATTGTTACTGCTGGTCAGTTTGAGCCCAAGGCCACTCCCACTCCACTGCGCACCCCAGTGGTTGTGAGAGGCGTTGGCAAAATTACTGGCATGTTTGCCATCCACCTTATCGGCATCCAGTCCGTTGCCCGAGCCTGTATGCAAACGAGCATTGTTAATTTTGCCGGTTGTGATATCAGAGCCGCTGTGCGTATGGCTAGAAGTAGCAAAATTGCTGGCGTGTTTGCCATCGACTTTATCGGCATTGATGCCATTTCCGTGTCCCATTTCTAAGCCTAAAGTTGCCGTTGGTCCCGTCGGATGGGAGACTGTCATTCCTGTACCCACATTGATTTGTGAGATTCCGCCGCCACTGCCCGTATCGTCGGTCCCGTCAGCAAAACCGGAAGGAACGTCCTTCAAATTATTCCAGGAGACCATGTTTGAGCCGTTGTTCGGTGGCGTGCCGTCAGAAGTGCGTAATTGCGTTTTTTTGTAATAGACGGTATCGTGATTGTGATCGACTAAAGCAAAAGCAGAAGCATCTTTGTCATCCAGCTTGTCCGCATTATTGGCTTCAAAGGAATAAGCCACGCTCACGATGCGCTTTCTCGGAACCATTTCATCGTCCGAGTTCACCTTGATGCCCAGATAGCGATTGCTTCCGTTAAAAGCTGATAGCGGCAACGGAGTAATGCTGCCCAAAAGCACGCTAAAATGACCGCTAACGATGGTTACGTCCTGAGTTTCTGTCCAGAGAGCAGTTCCTAGAGTTTCTACCGAATAAATGGAAAAAGTAATAGAATAAGTGTTGTCAGCGACAGGATTGTTAGTCGCCGGATCGGTCAGTACTCCCTGGTAGTTAATAAACCGCGGCACTTGCGCGCTCGCAGCAGACGCTAGAAAAAAAATCGAAAAAACAACTGCCAGGAATAATTGTGACTTCTTCATGATTGGTTCCTCCTAAAGTTAACATTAGTTTGTTAAAATTTTTGTGCAGAATTTGTAGCGCAATGATTTTCCTCTCCGATGTTGTCAAAGATTTGTGTTTAAAGCGCAGTTTTAACTAAAGGAACAGCAAGCGCTTTCCCTTTCACAAAATTAATTTTGCATTTTGCAACTCAAAAGCACTGTCGCATCATCGAATCAAAGGTTCCAAACTTTAATTAAAAATCTCTGCGTAGCCCTCAATTAAAAATGACGTTATCATATTTGATTGAACTCTCCGCTTGTTTTTGTAGTTTAGTTCTCGTTTGCGCAATTTTCAACAAAAACAGACTTCATATATTTTTTAAGCGATTCAGGACCGAGATTTTTATGCATGTCATCAGATGCATTTACAATTTTTCTTGCTGAAAATTTCTTTTTATTGGCGAGAATATATCGATTCTTTTTTTTGTCCTTTGAGTCTTGGAGACTTCGAGGCTGGATAATTACGATTTATTTTATCTTCAACAAAATGCACAGTAGGCAGGTTACGCCGAAAGTGTAGGCAGTTAAAATCTGTCTAATGAGTTAAATTTATGTGCCATGTTTCGGTAAGAGATAAAGTTGAGTTTCAGCGAGTATTGCCAATCAACACGAATGGCGCCCAATAATAGGGATGACGATACAATTTTCTTGCGGAGTGCAGCATATTGATTTTGGCGAGCCGCAAAGCAATCGCCGGTTCATTTCCGTTTTGTAAAAACTGATAAAAGTCTTTCATGAAGCCTGCCGTCGAGCGGTCATTAATGTTCCACAAACTCACTACCACCGCAGGAGTGCCGGCGTAAATAAATGCCCGGGTCAATCCCACAACGCCTTCTCCTTTTTGCAATTTGCCCAGTCCGGTTTGGCAGGCGGAAAGTGTAACCAGATCGGCGTCCAGCTTCAAATTTAAGATTTCGTTCATTTGCAAAAATCCATCTTCAGCAGGATCACCGTCCAGCGTTAAAACGATCGCTGATCTTGAAGGTCTTTTCTGATCGATCATTCCGTGAGTGGCAAAGTGAATATATTTGTACTTTGACAAATCGATGCTTTTTACGACCTCTTCTTTCGCCGCCTCGCCAAAATAGATCCGGCTGTCATCTGCAGGAAAAATCGAACTAATTTCTGCTATTTCAACACCGGAAAACGATAATCGTTTAAATTTGAAGCCTCGCCGCTCGTAAAGTCCGCGGGTGAGAGAATCAGACCGAAATTGAATTTCGTCCGAACTGTTAATCAAAGGATCGAGCGGAGTATTCTCTCCGCGAACAGCCATTAACTCCATGCCTCCGCCAAAATAGGGATCGCCAAACGCCAGCAGCGATTTTCTGCCCCGCACATGTTTTTGTTTTTTCTCTTTGAGAAAGCAAAGCACTGACGCAGAAGGGGCGTACGAAATCGTAAATTTACTAATTAAGTATTCGCAAGTTTGGCTATCGGTACTTTTTTTCGTAATCAGCGTTTCCATCGGCAAATAATGGAGAATGCCATCGGGCACAATGTACAGAAAAGATTTCTCCTGAAAGGTTCGGGAAAATCTTCCCAGCAATTTTTGGTAAAGCTTAAAACCGAGTGTGTTGTGTTTGGCAAAGGCATTTGCCAAATTTGCTGGTCTGGAAATGGTTTGCAGGTAATGGCGAACATCGTTTTCGATTTCTGCCCTTTGGGGCAAGCGGAATAAATTTGTTTTATCGGCAGTAATTATCCACACAAAAGAACTGCTATCACCAAGAGAAAATTCTATCAGCGCCGACTCTCGATCGAGGACTTTTTTTCGGATTTGATTTAAAGAATAAGGCTGGGGATAAATGAGATTGGCATAGCGCGGATTGTTTTTTCGCATCTCACGTTTCAAATCGTTGAATTTTTCCTCGACCTGCTCCAGTTGAGCCATCAACTCTTTCCATTTTGAGTCAACGAGATTTGAGTTCTGTAATTTCGTTTGCAGATCCGAAATTTTTCTCAAAATCTCTCGTTCTTTTATCTTTTGCGCCTCGCTAATGCCGCTCTCGACACTTGCCCTGGATTCAGCCAATAAGTCTAAAAATGCCCGGGCTCTGGCTTTTTCAGAATAATAAAATGCTTTTTCTGCATAGCCCTGTTGAGGACTTTTTTGATGGAGCTCAGCCAATAAATTAATTGTTTTTTCGAACACCGCCGTTTTATTTACCAAAAAACCTGCTTTAAATTCTGCGAGCTGTAATCCGCTACGCACTTTGTCAATGTGATCCATGGCTTTGCGGTAGTACCGAAGCGCCTTCTGGACTTCTCCTTTTGCTTCATAAACCGATGCCAGTCCTGCGTTTGAGTCCCAGATGAGTTCCGGATTTCCGATTCTTTTGCCAATCCTTAAGGTTTTTTGGTAATAAATTTTCGCTTCGGGCAAATTATTTTTCAGTAAATTTAATTTTCCCAAGTTGATGAGTTCGTCTCCTTCTAATTTTTTGTTATTTATGGCAGTGGCAATGGCCAGCGCTTTTTGAAAACAACTATCGGCTTCTTCAAATTTTCCGATTTCATAAAATAGTTGGCCTAAATTCCCGGACAACTCGGACTCATTGCCTTCGTCTCCAATTTCTTTTGCAATTTTAATCGCCCGAACATAATATTTTTTTGCTTTTTCATGATTTCTTAGTCTTTGGTAGGCGACGCCGATGTTGCCTAACAGCCGTCCTGCTTCTTTTTTATTTTTCGCGCTTCGGGCGATTTGCAGCGCCTGATTGTAATAGGATAAACTTCTGTCATAATCTCCCATGACATCAAAAATAATCGCCATATTTCCAAGCCCGTAGCTTTGCCCGTTTTTGTCACCCATATTTTGGGCGATTGTTAGCGCCTTTTCAAAATAGTCAAGTGCGCGCGTGTATTGACCTAAATTCCAGCAAGCGAGTCCCATCATATTCATATTTCTCTGCTGTCCGTTTTGATCGCCCAATTCAACCGCTAAACGGTAGGCTTTTTGTGAATATTTTAGAGAACCGGAGAAGTCAGCCATCTCATAATAATCTGCGCCCATGCTCCAAAAGAAAACTTTTTTTATGCTTACGTCGTCAATTTGATTGACGAGAGCCTCGGCGCGGTTGAAATTTGCTATTCCCTGCTCAAATTCTCTCATCGCCAAATAAACTGACCCGATATGCCGGTAACACAACGCCTCTACGTTCTTATCGCCGAGGTACTTTGATATTTCCAGCGCTTTCTTGAAGTAATTTAGAGATTGCCGGTACTTTTGCGTGTCCCGATAAATGACGCCCATATTTACGTAAATTCTTTCTTGCGTCTTTTGATTTCCGAATTCTTTGTTTAATTTCAGCGATCGTTGAAAATAGTTTAACGCATCGGCATATCGGGAAAGATTTAACGAAGCAGCCGCAGCATTGCCTAAAAATCTCGCTTCGTATTCAAGGTCATTATTTTTTTCTGCTAATTTTAATCCCGACAAAGAATAATTCAAAAAGGCCTGATTTTCTCCTGCGTAGTAATATAAAATCCCTTTCTGTTCATAAGCCAGATAAATGTCACTGTTAAGTTCAATTGTTTTTTCATAATATTCATGCGCTTTTTGCCACTCTCTTTTGTTTCGATAAAGATAGGCCAACCCAAAATATACTGCCGCATTTGGGGGATTCGACCTAATCTTTTTAGTAAAAAATTTTTCAGCCTGATCAAGCTGTTCCAAATTTTTGTAAACATCAACTAAATTTTTATAGCAAAATACATATTGCGGCACAAGTTCGATTGCTTGTAAGGTGTTTGCTTTGGCAGCGATAAAATTTCCTCGATATTCTTCCAGCAATCCCAAACAATAATAAGCATATCCGTTGCGATTATTTTCCGTCGCAAGATGTTGAAAATATTCCGCAGCGCTATTCAGATCATTCATTCTTTTATAGAGCAGGACAATCTTGACATACGCTCTGGGAAACGATGGATTTTGCTGAATGATTTCTTTGAACTGCGCTATCGCCTGCTGGTTTTTCCCTTCGCTAGATAGCCGCAAAGCGGCATAATACATTTGAAAATATTTGCCGTTATTTTCCTGCGCTGGTGAAATCGCCGATTTAAAAATTATTAAAACGATGGTCATTCCTAATATAAAATATTTACTTGGTTTTTTTAACATTAAAATTCCTTTAATTTTAAACTAAACAAACCAGATTTCTAAAAGAAGCCTGATTTGTAATAGAGCCGATTTTTATTCAAATAAAATTCACGGACAGTAAATCCGACTCTTTGTCCGGCAACTTCGCGGCATTATTTTTCCTTAACTATTTTGAATGAAAAAAGGAATCTCTCCTCCACCTGCTTCTTCGCTTTATTGAATTCACTAATTTGAAGAGAATAAAGTCCCCCCCTAAAAAACCGGCTATGGCAAAAAATGAGAAACGTGCCATATTCATCGAGACTTTTAATCCCCTGCTTTTGCCAGATAATTTCATCAGCAGAGTCAAAAATTTCTGCATTGTATCTGATGTTTTCGCTGATCAAAACGGGCAAAGTAAATGATAAGGTAAAAATATCTGTTTGCGCATCGAGCTTGATTTCATTTAAGGATTCTTCCTCTGCTCGACTATTAAATTGCAGGAGTTGATAATTTTGTTGCACTACGCCGGGTTCGGTCATCGTTTTTCGTTGGAAAATTCCCAGATACGCCGGATAAAGCAGCAATAAAATTATTATGTAGGCCAATGCTGGTTTCGCCAGGGTCTTTGGGAGAAACGTATTTGTGTTTTCTTTGATTTTCAGCAAAATTTGTAACCATCGTTTCTCTCTTAGAGAAGCGTCAACTTTGCCCAATATCTCCAATTCATTGCGGCACTGAAAACAAGTTTTTAAATGAGCTTCGATAAAATTTTTCTCATCGGCTGGCAATTCATTTTTTGCCTCGGCATATTGAACCAACTTTGCTGACAATATGTGATCAGAAAGCAGTTCTTTGTTTTCCTGGGTCAACCGAAGTGATAATTTTTTCATTTCCTGAAAAGTAGTTTGACATTCCCGGCACTGTTTAAGGTGTTGCTCAATTTTTTTCTTTTCATGGCTGAGAAGCGTGTCATTAATAAACCAAGGAAGTAGTTCCGCAATTTCTTTTTCTTTACAGCTCATGTATTCTCCTGTTTTACCAATCAATTGTTTTTTCCCATAATAATGTCGTTGGAAAAATCAATTCGTTCCTTCAATCGGTAAATTTTTTCCGCAATTCAATCGCCTGCTTGATGCATCGGAAAACTCTCGATTTTACCGTTCCTTCAGCAATATTCAACAAAGAGGCAATTTTCTTGTAAGACAGGTTCTCCATAAAAACCAGCCGCAACGTTTTTCGGCAGCGTTCTGAAAGCTTCGCTAATATGAGGCGTAACATTTCCCGTTCTTCCTGTTGCACCAGCGCAGTAAAATTGTCGGTTTTTTCCGCAATTTCCACAGCATCAATATTAATTTTTTGATGGCGATATTTTTTTCTTAAATAATCGATGCAAGTATATTTGGCAACGCGATAGACATAAGTTTTCAGGCTTGATGCGCTCCGAAACGAGTTTTGCCGGAAAATCAGATACAGTTTAATCCTGACATCCTGGACAATATCTGCCCAGTCTTCTTTCAATCCCCAATAGTCATTCTTTACCACAGTTGTTATCCAGCTCGAAATTTGAAAGTATTCTTTTTGACTGCCGCGGAGAAAACCTTGA
It contains:
- a CDS encoding CHAT domain-containing protein; translated protein: MLKKPSKYFILGMTIVLIIFKSAISPAQENNGKYFQMYYAALRLSSEGKNQQAIAQFKEIIQQNPSFPRAYVKIVLLYKRMNDLNSAAEYFQHLATENNRNGYAYYCLGLLEEYRGNFIAAKANTLQAIELVPQYVFCYKNLVDVYKNLEQLDQAEKFFTKKIRSNPPNAAVYFGLAYLYRNKREWQKAHEYYEKTIELNSDIYLAYEQKGILYYYAGENQAFLNYSLSGLKLAEKNNDLEYEARFLGNAAAASLNLSRYADALNYFQRSLKLNKEFGNQKTQERIYVNMGVIYRDTQKYRQSLNYFKKALEISKYLGDKNVEALCYRHIGSVYLAMREFEQGIANFNRAEALVNQIDDVSIKKVFFWSMGADYYEMADFSGSLKYSQKAYRLAVELGDQNGQQRNMNMMGLACWNLGQYTRALDYFEKALTIAQNMGDKNGQSYGLGNMAIIFDVMGDYDRSLSYYNQALQIARSAKNKKEAGRLLGNIGVAYQRLRNHEKAKKYYVRAIKIAKEIGDEGNESELSGNLGQLFYEIGKFEEADSCFQKALAIATAINNKKLEGDELINLGKLNLLKNNLPEAKIYYQKTLRIGKRIGNPELIWDSNAGLASVYEAKGEVQKALRYYRKAMDHIDKVRSGLQLAEFKAGFLVNKTAVFEKTINLLAELHQKSPQQGYAEKAFYYSEKARARAFLDLLAESRASVESGISEAQKIKEREILRKISDLQTKLQNSNLVDSKWKELMAQLEQVEEKFNDLKREMRKNNPRYANLIYPQPYSLNQIRKKVLDRESALIEFSLGDSSSFVWIITADKTNLFRLPQRAEIENDVRHYLQTISRPANLANAFAKHNTLGFKLYQKLLGRFSRTFQEKSFLYIVPDGILHYLPMETLITKKSTDSQTCEYLISKFTISYAPSASVLCFLKEKKQKHVRGRKSLLAFGDPYFGGGMELMAVRGENTPLDPLINSSDEIQFRSDSLTRGLYERRGFKFKRLSFSGVEIAEISSIFPADDSRIYFGEAAKEEVVKSIDLSKYKYIHFATHGMIDQKRPSRSAIVLTLDGDPAEDGFLQMNEILNLKLDADLVTLSACQTGLGKLQKGEGVVGLTRAFIYAGTPAVVVSLWNINDRSTAGFMKDFYQFLQNGNEPAIALRLAKINMLHSARKLYRHPYYWAPFVLIGNTR
- a CDS encoding zf-HC2 domain-containing protein produces the protein MSCKEKEIAELLPWFINDTLLSHEKKKIEQHLKQCRECQTTFQEMKKLSLRLTQENKELLSDHILSAKLVQYAEAKNELPADEKNFIEAHLKTCFQCRNELEILGKVDASLREKRWLQILLKIKENTNTFLPKTLAKPALAYIIILLLLYPAYLGIFQRKTMTEPGVVQQNYQLLQFNSRAEEESLNEIKLDAQTDIFTLSFTLPVLISENIRYNAEIFDSADEIIWQKQGIKSLDEYGTFLIFCHSRFFRGGLYSLQISEFNKAKKQVEERFLFSFKIVKEK
- a CDS encoding sigma-70 family RNA polymerase sigma factor, which encodes MVKNDYWGLKEDWADIVQDVRIKLYLIFRQNSFRSASSLKTYVYRVAKYTCIDYLRKKYRHQKINIDAVEIAEKTDNFTALVQQEEREMLRLILAKLSERCRKTLRLVFMENLSYKKIASLLNIAEGTVKSRVFRCIKQAIELRKKFTD